A region from the Nostoc sp. HK-01 genome encodes:
- a CDS encoding argininosuccinate synthase, protein MGRAKKVVLAYSGGVDTSVCIPYLKQEWGVEEVITLAADLGQGDELEPIKEKALKSGASESLVIDVKDSFVKDYAFPAIQANALYENRYPLGTALARPLIAKILVEAAEKYGADAIAHGCTGKGNDQVRFDVSCAALNPSLKILAPAREWGMSREETIAYGEKFGIPAPVKKSSPFSIDKNLLGRSIEAGVLEDPAAEPPEEIYQMTKAIADTPHEPEYIEIGFTKGIPTTVNGTAKNPVELIETLNELAGNHGIGRIDMIENRLVGIKSREIYESPAMIVLIQAHRDLESLTLTADVTHYKRGIEDTYTKLVYNGLWYSPLKAALDAFIHQTQERVSGTVRVKLFKGNATIVGRWSDNTLYTPDLATYGAEDQFDHKAAEGFIYVWGLPTRIWAQQDR, encoded by the coding sequence ATGGGTCGCGCCAAAAAGGTTGTCTTAGCTTATTCAGGTGGTGTAGATACTTCTGTGTGCATTCCTTACCTCAAGCAAGAATGGGGTGTGGAGGAGGTGATTACTCTCGCAGCAGATTTAGGCCAGGGAGATGAATTAGAGCCAATTAAAGAAAAGGCTCTCAAGTCGGGTGCTAGTGAGTCTCTGGTAATTGATGTCAAAGACAGCTTTGTTAAAGATTACGCTTTCCCGGCGATTCAAGCCAATGCACTTTACGAAAATCGCTATCCTCTAGGAACGGCGCTGGCTCGTCCTTTAATTGCCAAGATATTAGTAGAAGCAGCAGAGAAATATGGTGCTGATGCGATCGCACATGGTTGTACTGGTAAGGGTAATGATCAGGTACGTTTTGACGTTTCCTGTGCAGCCTTAAATCCCAGTCTGAAAATTTTAGCACCAGCGCGGGAATGGGGAATGAGCCGGGAAGAAACCATTGCATACGGGGAAAAGTTTGGCATTCCTGCACCTGTGAAAAAATCTTCACCTTTCAGTATTGATAAAAACTTGCTCGGTCGCAGTATTGAAGCGGGTGTGTTGGAAGATCCAGCCGCCGAACCCCCGGAAGAAATTTATCAAATGACGAAAGCGATCGCAGATACTCCCCATGAGCCAGAATATATTGAAATTGGCTTTACTAAAGGTATCCCCACAACTGTCAACGGTACAGCCAAAAACCCCGTTGAATTAATTGAAACACTCAACGAGTTAGCAGGCAATCATGGCATCGGTCGCATTGACATGATTGAAAACCGCTTGGTAGGAATCAAATCACGGGAAATCTATGAATCACCAGCCATGATCGTCCTAATTCAAGCCCACCGTGATTTAGAAAGCCTCACCTTAACCGCAGATGTCACCCACTACAAGCGCGGTATAGAAGACACTTATACCAAATTGGTCTACAACGGTTTGTGGTACAGTCCCCTAAAAGCCGCCCTAGATGCTTTCATTCACCAAACACAAGAGCGCGTCTCAGGAACCGTGCGGGTGAAACTGTTCAAAGGTAACGCCACCATAGTCGGTCGCTGGAGTGACAACACACTTTACACCCCCGACTTAGCCACCTACGGCGCAGAAGACCAATTTGACCACAAAGCCGCCGAAGGCTTTATCTACGTTTGGGGTCTTCCCACCCGTATATGGGCGCAACAAGATAGATAA
- a CDS encoding flavin reductase-like, FMN-binding protein, giving the protein MVAIAENVQHRLTVQTVEIAPNTTAIRCLDWDRDRFDIEFGLQNGTTYNSYLIRGEQTVLIDTSHQKFRQLYLDTLKSIVNPKTIDYIIVSHTEPDHSGLVEDVLQLAPRATVLASKIALQFLEGLVHDPFSKRIVKSGDRIDIGKGHEIEFVSAPNLHWPDTIFSFDRKTQTIYTCDAFGMHFCDDRTFDEDLEAIEADFRFYYDCLMGPNARSLLNAMKRMGELGKIKIIANGHGPLLYHHLDILTECYQNWSQRQATALTTVGLFYASDYGYSDRLGQAISEGIQKTGVGVEMLDISTAEAQEIQELAGRAAGIIIGMPPSTSVAAQAGISSLISVAKDKQFFGLFECFGGDDEPVDTLRRKFLDSGVKEAFPAIRIKEAPSASTYQLCTEAGTDLGQAVTRERNIKQIKALDVNMEKALGRISNGLYIVTTKKGDVSSAMLASWVSQASLQPLGFTIAVAKDRAIDALMQIGDRFVLNVLEEGNYQELKKQFLKRLHPGADRFAGVKTQTAKNGSPILTDALAYMECEVQSSMECSDHWILYCTVQDGRVSKPDGLTAVRHRKVGNYY; this is encoded by the coding sequence ATGGTAGCGATCGCAGAAAATGTTCAGCATCGGCTTACTGTCCAAACTGTAGAAATTGCCCCAAACACCACGGCGATTCGCTGTCTTGACTGGGATCGCGATCGCTTCGATATCGAATTCGGATTGCAAAACGGTACGACTTACAATTCTTATTTAATTCGGGGCGAACAAACAGTTTTAATTGACACTTCCCACCAGAAATTTCGCCAACTGTATTTAGACACGCTCAAAAGTATCGTCAACCCCAAGACTATTGATTACATTATTGTCAGCCACACAGAGCCAGACCATAGTGGCTTGGTAGAAGATGTATTGCAATTAGCACCGCGAGCCACTGTTTTAGCTTCTAAAATTGCCCTACAATTTTTGGAAGGTTTGGTACATGACCCCTTTTCCAAGCGGATTGTCAAAAGTGGCGATCGCATTGATATTGGCAAAGGTCACGAAATAGAATTTGTGAGTGCGCCTAATTTGCACTGGCCTGACACCATCTTTAGTTTTGATCGCAAAACCCAAACCATCTATACTTGCGATGCTTTTGGGATGCACTTTTGTGACGATCGCACTTTTGATGAAGATTTAGAAGCGATCGAAGCTGACTTTAGGTTTTATTATGACTGTCTCATGGGGCCGAACGCGCGATCGCTGCTAAATGCAATGAAGCGGATGGGCGAACTCGGCAAGATTAAAATCATCGCAAACGGTCACGGGCCTTTACTTTATCATCATCTAGATATCCTCACCGAGTGTTACCAAAACTGGAGCCAAAGACAAGCCACAGCCCTTACCACCGTTGGCTTATTCTACGCTTCTGATTATGGTTATAGCGATCGCCTCGGTCAAGCCATTTCTGAAGGGATTCAAAAAACTGGCGTTGGTGTAGAAATGCTCGACATCAGCACCGCCGAAGCCCAAGAAATTCAAGAACTCGCAGGTAGAGCCGCAGGTATTATCATTGGGATGCCTCCTTCTACCTCCGTTGCTGCTCAAGCTGGGATCAGTTCTTTAATTTCCGTTGCTAAAGACAAACAATTCTTTGGCTTGTTTGAATGCTTTGGTGGCGATGATGAACCAGTCGATACCCTCCGCCGGAAATTTCTCGACTCCGGTGTCAAAGAAGCTTTCCCAGCCATTCGGATTAAAGAAGCTCCTTCTGCATCTACATATCAATTATGTACTGAAGCCGGCACAGACTTAGGGCAAGCCGTCACCCGTGAACGTAACATCAAGCAAATCAAAGCCCTTGATGTGAACATGGAAAAAGCCCTAGGACGGATTAGCAACGGCTTGTATATTGTCACTACCAAAAAAGGTGATGTCAGTAGTGCAATGTTGGCTTCTTGGGTGAGCCAAGCCAGCTTACAACCGTTAGGATTTACAATTGCCGTTGCCAAAGACCGCGCCATTGATGCTTTGATGCAAATAGGCGATCGCTTTGTGCTGAACGTCTTAGAAGAAGGTAACTATCAAGAACTGAAAAAGCAATTCCTCAAGCGTCTACATCCCGGTGCTGATAGATTCGCAGGTGTAAAAACCCAAACCGCTAAAAACGGTTCACCCATTTTGACAGATGCTCTCGCATACATGGAATGTGAAGTGCAAAGCAGTATGGAGTGCAGCGACCACTGGATTTTATACTGCACAGTCCAAGACGGTCGTGTTTCCAAACCCGATGGTTTAACCGCAGTTCGCCATCGCAAAGTAGGTAATTACTACTAA